Below is a genomic region from Pirellulales bacterium.
AGGCCGGCTTGCATGGCCGCATTATCCCCGGCCATCGGCCGCCGGAGCAAGTTATACCCTTGGCATCGGGACGCCGGCGGCCGGACGAGTCAGATTCGCCCCCCGGCGGGCACGGCGGCCAGCTAAATCTGGGGCACGCAGGGGCCGCTAGATCACAAATCGGACAGTAACGGGCACGAGTGGACAGCGCCGCCGCTGACCGATTGTCTATCGTTACGTTCATTGGGAGCGACGGGCGGCAAGTTGGATCACTACCGATTCCAACAACTCGTGCAGTTTGATGATGCTCACGGGCTTGGTGAAATAGTGCTCGAAACCGGCTTCTGTGGCTTTGAGCCGATAGGCTTCATCCACATGGCCCGTCGTCGCGATGAGCACGGCGTCGGAGAACTGTTGGCGCAATTGCTCCGCCAATTCGTAACCGCTCATCCGTGG
It encodes:
- a CDS encoding response regulator, translating into MTIPTQDDVGGPVPKTEPLRVLIVDDNVDEADSLGTLLAFRRYEVQRAYSANAALKVAARFRPQVFLLDLGLPRMSGYELAEQLRQQFSDAVLIATTGHVDEAYRLKATEAGFEHYFTKPVSIIKLHELLESVVIQLAARRSQ